One segment of Polyodon spathula isolate WHYD16114869_AA chromosome 20, ASM1765450v1, whole genome shotgun sequence DNA contains the following:
- the LOC121295871 gene encoding sodium/hydrogen exchanger 6-like, whose translation MTQEKMELDLSTPVSMLQADGNLRRSSSAPMINGLSIIFNAGYSLKRRHFFRNLGSILAYAFIGTVLSCFVIGSIMYGCVMLMNWVGQLGGDFYFTDCLFFGAIVSATDPVTVLAIFHELQVDVDLYALLFGESVLNDAVAIVLSSSIVAYQPAGDNTHTFDVSAVFKSFGIFLGIFSGSFALGAATGVMTALVTKFTKLRDFPLLETALFFLMSWSTFLLAEACGFTGVVAVLFCGITQAHYTYNNLSPESQDRTKQLFEVLNFLAENFIFSYMGLTLFTFQNHVFNPTFIVGAFLAIFLGRAANIYPLSFLLNLGRRNKIGSNFQHMMMFAGLRGAMTFALSIRDTATYARQMMFSTTLLIVFFTVWVFGGGTTQMLSWLRIRVGVDSDHDHSIHTENIVADGGARQSTKQESAWLFRMWYNFDHNYLKPILTHSGPPLTATLPSCCGPLARCLTSIQAYENQEQLKDDDSDLILNDGDISLTFGDSTVTTDSSASGMSRRQGPVGSDEALDHELAFGDHELVIRGTRLVLPMDDSEPPLTLPDGGAASRRHRL comes from the exons AGGCACTTCTTCAGGAATCTGGGATCAATTCTCGCCTATGCTTTTATTGGAACCGTCCTATCCTGTTTTGTTATCGG GTCCATTATGTATGGGTGTGTAATGCTCATGAATTGGGTTGGTCAGCTGGGAGGAGATTTCTACTTCACCGACTGCCTGTTTTTTGGTGCCATTGTGTCTGCCACGGACCCAG TGACGGTGCTGGCGATATTCCACGAGCTGCAGGTGGACGTGGATCTGTATGCGCTGCTCTTCGGAGAGAGTGTCCTGAACGACGCTGTGGCCATCGTGCTGTCCTC GTCGATCGTCGCTTACCAGCCAGCCGGTGACAACACCCACACCTTCGACGTGAGTGCCGTGTTCAAATCCTTCGGGATCTTCCTGGGAATCTTCAGCGGCTCCTTCGCCTTGGGAGCAGCAACCGGAGTCATGACTGCCTTA GTTACCAAGTTCACGAAGCTGCGGGATTTTCCGCTGCTGGAGACGGCTCTCTTCTTCCTGATGTCCTGGAGCACGTTCCTGCTGGCCGAGGCCTGCGGATTCACAG GTGTagtagctgtgctgttctgtggGATCACTCAGGCTCATTACACCTACAACAACCTGTCTCCAGAGTCCCAGGACAGAACCAAGCAG CTATTCGAAGTCCTGAATTTCCTGGCTGAGAATTTCATTTTCTCCTACATGGGCCTGACTCTATTCACGTTTCAGAACCACGTCTTCAATCCCACTTTCATCGTGGGGGCTTTT CTGGCTATCTTCCTGGGGAGAGCTGCCAACATCTACCCGCTGTCCTTCCTGCTGAACCTGGGCCGGAGGAACAAGATCGGATCCAACTTCCAGCACATGATGATGTTTGCAG GTCTGCGTGGAGCCATGACGTTCGCGCTGTCTATCCGGGACACGGCCACCTACGCCAGGCAGATGATGTTCAGCACCACCCTGCTCATCGTCTTCTTCACTGTCTGGGTGTTCGGGGGCGGCACCACACAGATGCTGTCCTGGCTCAGGATCCG GGTTGGAGTGGATTCGGATCACGACCATTCTATACACACTGAAAAT ATCGTGGCGGACGGAGGGGCTCGTCAAAGCACCAAACAGGAGAGCGCCTGGCTGTTCAGAATGTGGTACAACTTTGACCACAA TTATCTGAAGCCCATCCTGACTCACAGTGGCCCCCCGCTCACTGCCACCCTGCCCTCCTGCTGCGGCCCCCTGGCACGGTGTCTTACCAGCATTCAGGCCTACGAG AACCAGGAGCAGCTGAAGGACGATGATTCGGACCTGATCCTGAACGACGGTGACATCAGCCTGACGTTCGGGGACTCCACTGTCACCACGGACTCGTCCGCCTCGGGCATGTCTCGCCGGCAGGGGCCCGTGGGCTCCGACGAGGCTCTGGACCACGAGCTGGCCTTCGGGGACCACGAGCTGGTGATCCGTGGCACCCGGCTGGTGCTGCCCATGGACGACTCGGAGCCCCCCCTCACCCTCCCTGACGGGGGGGCAGCCTCGCGCCGCCACAGGCTGTGA